The following nucleotide sequence is from Drosophila simulans strain w501 chromosome 3L, Prin_Dsim_3.1, whole genome shotgun sequence.
GTTTTCTGTGAaccaatattaatatttttgagtgCACGGAAGGCAGGTGGAGATGTGATGAGGAGAATAGTTACAGCTGCTGACCTCGATGCGCGATATAATCGGACTTTGAAGAGCGTCTTGGGGATCTCttccctctccctctctctctctttccgtTTGGCACAAATTAACCAGCGACAAAggttaaaataaaatcggAATCGAAACGAAATACGGAAAACCGGCGGCGCATAAGTGCTCAAACCTCAAACACCTTGGAAGTATTTATGTACGGCAAGAGagcatacaaaataaaagtatgaACCAGAGATTTGTACATACGCATTTGTATATGGGAGGCACTGGCATATACATAAATGCGTTCAAATACAGAAGATCAGAGTCAGGGCCATTCACCGCACTGTGACCTTAAAAATTCGGCTCGTTGTTTggttgtgcgtgtgtgcgccCGCCCCGTTggatatatgtagatatggAAATGGCCACGCCCATTGAGTATGTATGTACACCCAGCAAGCACTTATCTATATAGAGTTAAGTATTattcgaatggaaatgggattgGAAGTGAGCGCCAGTAATCACAGCGCAGTTGAGTCGTATTGAACACTTGTTGTTTATTTCTCGCCAAGGTGAGAGAGCTATAGTATAGATAGAGATCTATGGGTTTCTTCCTTCCGCCGTTTTGCACTTGGCACAGAACGACGAAATGACGAAAAAATCAGCAGATATTGCGCTAATTGCAAAGCCATACGGAATCGAGCAATGTTCACGTCATTCCATGCTGATGTCAGTATAATTTCAAAGATAATAAGAACGGGAGACATACAGTTGTGTTCATTAACATATGcgaaaatacattttgggTGAAGGTGGGGTCAATATTTCATCATCCACTGTAAACTCACACACGGGAAATCGACAAATCAAGCGAACGCCGAGTACGTGGCCCCCAGATCCCCCACCCCAAAACCATATTGCAAATGCCATGTTGAACAATTCTTGAAATGTGGCAATTTCTAGCTTCCGAAATGTGTAATGAAAAAAAACGGGTGGGCCAACATTTTGGCCATCACTGTGGCACATTGGGCCCTTGTGTACGAGTATGTACACAGAGATACAGTCGGGGTCAGCAAAATAAGGCATGTGCTTGCTCACTGAGTGGCAATTCTATTATAATACCTAAATTATAATTCTTTAGCTTGTGAggtttttgaaattatttaacatttttgatcTTATTCCTATTCATTTTTGCAATGCTTCGAATAGtatgaaaatatgtttactaTTAAAATTAGTTCGAAACTACCAGTGTGCCCTGTGCTGTACATACGTACGCCTTGCGTTCATTCGGTTTGTCAGTATAATTGTTGTTGGCCTATTGGTGATTCGATTGCAACACTTGTTAAATGTTCAATGTTACCCACAACGACggcgccagcaacaacaaaagcagcagcagcagcaactacaacaacatgGGCCAATAACAAGAGCAACAATTGTGGCACCACCAACACACGACCACAAACAAGATCTCTCGCTCATAACGAGTTTCCATcgaattgcaaaataaaccGACTAGCCATATGCAATTGAGTTGGTATAAGGCAGGCATATGTGGCGTATATTGGTGTATATGGGTTTTTCGAAGGTGTCACCTGGACACGCAACTCACCTGGCCTCGTCGATGAAGTAGAACCGCTTGAGCTTGAGGTCCCTGAGGATAATCCCGTTGCGGTGGCACACCTGAACGGTCTGACAGATCTGGTGGAATATGGCCCTCGCCTCCGTCTCGCACAGTCGCTTCGCGTGGCGGATGTAGGTGTGCAGGTTCTCGTACACCCCGGTCACCCCGCCCGTGGAGTCCCTCTCCTGGGGCACGGGCGCAATGAGGATGTAGGTGCGATCCTTGGTCAGCGGTATGATATCGTGCACGGGTCGGATCAGTGGATGGCCATAGATGGTGCTCCGTCGCAGCTCCTCGtcgtgctgctgcagctgaaaGTAGGCTCGCTGCACCTTATGCAGCGGTTCGTTTACAATACGGCATAGGAACTGCTCCCCGGTGAAGATGTCCACGCAGCGGAGATTGGAGGCGGTTAAATCGACCAAGTGGCGATACGAGGCGGGCGTCTTGGCAGCCACGGCGGCCGATATGTGACTAGGCTGGGCGCTGATCAGATAACGCTGTTGGATGAGCTTGACGGGCTGCTGGTCCGTGGGTTCCGCTGCGATGCCCAGGGCCAGAAGGTCACAGGCTCCGCCGGGCGTCATTAGCTTCTCCCTGATGGTCTGCAGCATCTTGGCATTGGGGAACTCCTTTTTGGGCGTAAATAATCCCGGTACGGTGTCCTCCTGGCTGCTACTCATGCCACTGCTGCTGGATGATGaggaggtggcggcggcgaCTGCTGGCGAGACTGGTGACGAATAGTTGACTATTTTGCTGGTGGACGCCGCTGACGAAGCCATTCTGCTGTTTTGACCGCTACTGTTATCCATGCTTGCTTGTGTTTACCACTTCACTTAACTTTATCACAGTTCTGCTCTCGCTACGTTTTCTTCGTCTTATTCTTTGCTaatgcttcttcttcttactAATTTTGTTACTCCGCTTTAGCCTGGCTGTACTTGGCTGTTAATTGTTTTGACATTTAACGACGCGCCGTTTAGTCTCCGATTAAATTCGATTTAAACTCTCGTTTAAACTCAGGGCTACTACTTCGTTAGTTTGGCCATGTGCAATGCGGGTATACACTGACGAAATGCGGcgattttaaaacaaatcggACGCTGCTCACTGAACTcgcgaaacgaaacgaacgcGACCGTCTTCTCCGcagtttgaatttcaaatgtgaCCATCCACGCGGTCGAATGAAGCACGAAGCGAAGAGAACGTCGAAATACAACGGCGCTCTCTCGcaccctctcgctcgctctcacTGCACCGATCCTTCTCTGTCTCACTCTCACCCGTTGGAGGAATTTAGCTCAATGCGGTAGGTATGGCAAGAGGAGAGGGAGACCAGAGAGCGTCGTTATTTTTTGAAATCAAAATGGTTgggggaaagagagagagcaagagcatcgttatttttgaaaaaattgcGCTGAACGCTGAAATTCCGATTCCAACTGAATTCGAAATACGTAGCTGTATGAACACTGTGTATCCCCACAGCAACCCTTAAACTTTTCTTCTACGATTTTACGTAGTAATCTGCGCGCAGCAATAAATCGTGGCGATAAGTTAATTAGAGGGGGTTAGTAAACTGATAAAATCCACAGTTTTAAGATCAAATTAATGAAAGTACAGTCAGCTTGAacttcgattttgttttattgagTACGGGTACGGATATCGAGGACAGAAACACCCGTATAACCATCGCTATGACTCGAAAATATCGTTTGTGGTTTGGTTGGCTTGAATACTTGAGATTTTCTCCCGCTCTGATAAGGCAATATTTTACAAGATGGattgaaattatttgttttcccaCAGCTACGAaatttttaaaccaaattCAGTGATGAtgtaaaaattttaaagtttaaagtaaGTTTTTGAGTAGTTGCTTTGCAAACTAAGCATTATTTAGGAGATAATTATTATTCTATctataattttaagttttatccataaaacattttaatatcctaatatacatatgtacatatataaaagaaagaaattcgTCATTTAAATACTCCAGATTTAGATCTGTTATATCCCTAAGTATATGACCACAGATGGACATTTCAGATGTACGCAGTGCTAGTAAATCctagaatttaaataaatactccCAAACTCTAATCTTCAAAGAACGCTTCAATCTCTTGGATCCAAATCGATCATTGAATTTCTTCCTGTGCGAGATCATTActcatttgtgtgtgtgtgtatgtgcatTTGCCTTGCTGTTTACCTCGCGGTGCAGACGATTTCATGATTTTTGCAGCTGTCCCGAAACGAGGATCACTGGGCTACGCAGGAATTACGACAGCAACAGAAGGCAGTGATCAGAGATCCTCAAGGAGCAGGTAAGAACCACCGAGCGGCATTATGTCGCAGGTAGAttcctacatacatatgtcagCTGCACTATTCCACCCCTAAGCACTGTATGGCAGATATAGTGCATCGGTGCAGAGCTGTACATgcgatgcagttgcagttgcagctggcGCAAGGTGATTTCCCACTAAAGACATCCGTCGGAGGATACACAGGCGCACAATCGCGGTCACAAGAATAGTAACTATCGCATTTAAACCTTaagtaaatggaaaaaaagggttttaaatatagtttttaagACAGAATTGTTGGACTAAAAGACcggcaaaatttatttttaaaatcgtTTATTTGATACAACTGTAAGATAGATATAactcattaaatttgaaatttgccCATTCTGAAATACTGGAATTTTGAATACTAATATTTTCACCGCTACTGTGTGTTCAGGCTTGTATTTTGGGCCTTGGTTTTATCAATGCGTTTTTCACCGATCTCTTCGATTGAATTCTTCATATTGTAACGCTCTTTTTGAAACGCAACGTCCGTTTCAATTGCTTCCTCTTCCCACGAAGTAGCCGATAAATACGAATGCGAAAATCGCGAACATAACAAATAACACCAACAAACCTCCGTATCACTCTCTTCTCGCCCCGTCCCTTTCACAAAGTCTTGCATCTGTTTCTCGAAAAGAAGATTGAAACGAGAATTATACTGGTACCGTGACACCAATGCAACCGAAAAGGGGTAAAATTATAGGGGTGGCgacatcaaattgaaattgaaaaatatattatttgcaTACGACATACTTATTTGCAAGCACTTATTGTTTCGCTCTGGTCACTGCACTCACTTATACGATTAAATAGGCATCCGCATTTTGATATGAAGAGTGTAGTATGTaggaaaatatacatattcttTAGAAATAATCACGTACATATACGTGAACACAAACAACCTTTATTCCAGTAAATCACTTTTGAGTTTCATCATGGTCCGCAATGATGATTAAGTTTGAATTGTAGTTCGCAGTGGGAAAattatacaaacatatttcataGAAACTTGAAATGATTCCTGATGATGCGTGATGAAATGATATATTACTTGCTCCAACCCAAAACTTCTACTTCCGTTTTGTGATTTTTTAGAACCAAAACTACTTACtcctaaaaatattgaattcgGTATTAATCTACATATCTTTCACAAGGTAGTTCATTTATCTTATTCCATATTAAACGGATTAATTGATGTTGAGCAGTAATAATTTCACATGTAACCGTAACCCATTTCGTTGAACCACTGTGCCCCAAGCCCCACCAAGAATAcgttacattttaaatttaaattcgaacATTCGGATCGAGCCGACCACTTTGTATCTCACGAAAGCGGTTACTTTTTCGAGACTCGTGGACTGTTCTGCGCTAAGATTTCAGCGTGCTTTTTGCCTTTGTGCGAATGAGCGAGctactttgttgttgccaagcTGGCATGAAATCCAGATTTCACatccaagaaaaaaaaaacaagtcaGTGCGTCATCGGCTGCGTCATCAATTCGGGATGACGACGCCTCGCCATTCCCATTCGCAATTCCCCTTCCTGATTCAGATTAACCATTCGAAGCTCCGTCACATCGACATTCCCCAAAAACAGGCACACAAACTCGTATATCTTGTATTCGCCAGCGGGCGGACGCTTTAGTTTGTGAATATACCCTGACTTTGGAGTTTCAGATTCGCACGAAATTGTGGAAGGTGAAGTTCTcgaagtgagtgagtgagtggttTGGATGGGAAGTGCATGATGCACGGCCGTGATGTggcttttataaaaaaaagtagatTAGGTTGTGGCACGTGGTCTGGCGATTGCACTTGCAGTGGAGCTCTGATGAATGTTAATGTCATGCGGTCTTTTCAAACCCATAAGTATGAAAGTAAGTTGGACTCCATCAAGGTTTCAGGTCAGGGTAAAATaggcatatataaatatatattaagacATTGAATCCCTTATATCTGTAGATGTAGAATGCAGATTATATTCGTCTATCTGCAAACTACAAGTTTGTGTAAACATCTCGCGCGGTAAATCGTATCTAGCATCGCAAAAGATACACTCTCACTAGTTCGAGCGTGCAGTATCTGTATGTGGTTATGGGTATGAAACACAACAGGTTGTCGACGGTGTTTGGAGAAAGTGCTTATTGCCAGCAATACCATCAGGTGCAATGACCACATAGGTATAGGTATACCTAGTCGGTGGATGGTTGGTTCGAAAAAGCGTATAAATTGTCATGGAAACGCGACGCTCTGTGGACGGCACAACATGCGAGGGAACTTGATCTGATTAAAGCTCCATAATCAACTAAGGGAGTTTTCCGACGAAAAGATTGGCCATATAACTACTAAGAAATACCTAAAGCCTGTCCAACATTAGACAAGCTGCATACCGTTAATAGAAACTATTATAACTTTCTTTTCGTACAAAGAGAAACATGACAATGTAATGGTTAAGTTCGTTGAACTTTAACTATGTGATGTCTTTGGAGCTTAGATAAGGAGATACATAACTTCATATGGTAAAGATCTCTTTAATGTTACTTGAAAATAACGTCTTGAACTTCGATAAGAAGATACTTAACATTACATATAGTTTCTATTTAACATAACTTCTTGAACTACCCAAGCATTAATAGTTGCATAAACTCCAAATTTGCTCATGAAGGGATTGCAGTGCTCAATCTTTCAGATACATCTACTGCTTCCTCCGTTCTTCCGCTTGAAGGCCGCAAACAAGGGTTCAAGTACAGCAAACACTTTCTCGGTCACACGTATCTGTTCTCTGCGTAGGTGGTGAAAATTGCTGCCCTTTTTCCCAGTCCCGATTCTTCACAGATGCATTTCCCAGATGCCAGCATGCTGAGGATTACCCATTGTCCGTAATATTTGTATGGAAAGGATGCCCCGTCGAAATGCTATTGATGAACTCTCGCACACATGCTTGGAAATATTATTACTAGTCACGGCGTGGGAACCGAGGCAGAAATGTCCCAAGATCCATGCAGAATATGGCCATTTCTGGACGTAAAGGTGGGTAATTTGCGACAGATTTATAATACGGGTACACGGCACCGGCATTTCCCAGGTGAAAATGCGACATTGCAAATAGTCATCACCCTGCTGTACGGTTGTATCccagatacatagatacagaGAAATTGGTTTGTCAGGGAAATCGGTTTTTCAAGAAAAAGTTAGCCCTTTATTCCCAACTCGGACACAAACGAGACGGTGAGGTACAGCCTGCCGAGGACCATTAACCCTGTCAACCCCTAAAATGACAATTGTTTGAGCTATCAAAAggatatttttcaataaaatattatccAAAATAGTTTCCCCTTTCTTCCGAGATGGATTGTTATGCATATGTGCTTTTCTTAAAGGGGTACAACAATTTCACAGTTTTTCCGCACAAAAGCAATGCCGACCGACCCACATTTATGAATGGAAAGTATCCTTAATCTTATCATCATGGGGTGGGTTGGACTTCGACCGAAACTTTGTCAAGTTTCCTCATTTTTCACGATAGATCCAAACGAACTTTGGCCCTTTTCTTCAATTTTGTAATTGCGCCGTTTATTTGCCCATTGTATTTTCGCGCGACCCTGTTTCACCTGGGAAGATCCCGGATCCTTTGTTCTTTTGTGACACCAAACTAGCTGGAAAACCTCTTTTTTCATATTGTCATCATTGTTACACTTttctttgtaaataaaaacttgACAATTTTCTGGAAAATATATGCGCAATAAACAACGATGGCTTGATCAAGCAATCAAAATCTGATaagatttgtttatttatatttatttacttagcgccttaattaaatttgcccAAAAGTTGGCTATGATTGCGTGTCGTTCGGATTTGAAGCTATCT
It contains:
- the LOC6738846 gene encoding tribbles translates to MDNSSGQNSRMASSAASTSKIVNYSSPVSPAVAAATSSSSSSSGMSSSQEDTVPGLFTPKKEFPNAKMLQTIREKLMTPGGACDLLALGIAAEPTDQQPVKLIQQRYLISAQPSHISAAVAAKTPASYRHLVDLTASNLRCVDIFTGEQFLCRIVNEPLHKVQRAYFQLQQHDEELRRSTIYGHPLIRPVHDIIPLTKDRTYILIAPVPQERDSTGGVTGVYENLHTYIRHAKRLCETEARAIFHQICQTVQVCHRNGIILRDLKLKRFYFIDEARTKLQYESLEGSMILDGEDDTLSDKIGCPLYTAPELLCPQQTYKGKPADMWSLGVILYTMLVGQYPFYEKANCNLITVIRHGNVQIPLTLSKSVRWLLLSLLRKDFTERMTASHIFLTPWLREQRPFHMYLPVDVEVAEDWSDAEEDEGNADDAMDEDEEGLCPLGDKHEYEDIGVEPLDYTRTTLQMAQNANGLSTEPEPDTDVEMG